Proteins encoded within one genomic window of Triticum aestivum cultivar Chinese Spring chromosome 2D, IWGSC CS RefSeq v2.1, whole genome shotgun sequence:
- the LOC123055211 gene encoding HBS1-like protein isoform X3 — MFVPKTDNQSDLEGPHRNAGPWLCSICSQQNDTSCMSCEVCGVLRDLSLYFNNTNEPEGGAKRRNKHSGVSVLARSLFTPSSPKSKAIVFSDGFRGNKNATGHMQASLGTLHKTFMTHKQRHNIVPFKFDIPSPDDMVSIGLKSSRHLRKDIPGKMVMGDDDLVAEKDTSTDPSSSVKLDELGGNSSSVAANTRNETLILDNELQHLSLERKPKNSKAKIKKPVPVSQYKPEPWMLQGEDQEMPRQLNLAIVGHVDSGKSTLCGRLLHALGRISKKQMHKNEKEAKEKGKGSFAYAWAMDESADERARGITMNVGVAYFDTKNYQVVMLDSPGHKDFVPNMISGVTQADAAVLVVDASLGSFESGMGVNGIGQTKEHSQLIRSFGVENLIVAVNKMDSVEYSAERFNYVKSQLGIFLRSCGYKESAITWVPLSAMENENLVTAASDTRLSSWFHGTCLLEAIDSSAAPHRDVSKPLRLPICDVISSHVLGQVAVCGKVVCGAIRSDSKVLVMPSGELATVKIIERDSSRLSSARAGDNIAIGLQGIDPIHVMSGGVLCHPDYPVSVASSLELKILVLDITVPILPGLQFELHAHHAKVSASLVRIVSLLDQKTGKASARKPRMLTARQAAVVEVRLEREVCVEEFGTLKALGRAFLRSQGSTVAVGVVTRVVQVQGERAEQAS; from the exons ATG TTTGTACCTAAAACAGATAACCAATCTGATCTCGAGGGGCCGCATAGAAATGCTGGGCCGTGGCTGTGCTCCATTTGCTCGCAGCAAAATGATACGAGTTGTATGTCCTGTGAGGTATGCGGCGTTCTTCGGGATTTGTCGCTGTATTTCAATAACACCAATGAACCTGAAGGTGGAG CTAAACGCAGAAACAAGCATTCTGGTGTGTCTGTACTGGCAAGATCTCTTTTCACACCATCCAGTCCAAAATCAAAAGCCATTGTTTTCTCCGATGGATTTCGAGGCAACAAAAACGCAACAGGACATATGCAAGCTTCCTTGGGTACCCTCCACAAAACATTCATGACACATAAGCAGCGCCATAACATAG TGCCTTTCAAGTTTGATATACCATCTCCTGATGACATGGTCTCTATAGGCTTAAAATCGTCCAGACATTTGCGAAAAG ATATCCCCGGAAAGATGGTGATGGGTGATGATGATCTTGTAGCTGAGAAGGATACAAGTACAGACCCAAGTTCATCAGTGAAGTTGGATGAACTTGGTGGAAATAGTAGCAGTGTTGCCGCCAATACTCGGAACGAAACTCTTATTTTGGACAATGAGCTACAACATTTGAGTTTAGAGAGGAAGCCAAAAAACAGTAAAGCCAAGATTAAGAAGCCAGTTCCTGTTTCACAGTACAAGCCAGAACCGTGGATGCTACAGGGAGAAGATCAAGAAATGCCTAGGCAACTAAATCTTGCTATT GTTGGTCACGTTGATTCTGGCAAATCAACATTATGTGGTCGGTTGCTGCATGCCCTGGGTAGAATTTCAAAAAAGCAAATGCATAAGAATGAGAAAGAAGCGAAAGAAAAG GGAAAAGGGTCGTTTGCATATGCTTGGGCCATGGATGAGAGTGCTGACGAAAGGGCACGTGGTATCACGATGAATGTCGGTGTAGCATACTTTGACACCAAAAACTACCAAGTTGTTATGCTCGACTCCCCTGGTCACAAAGATTTCGTTCCTAACATGATATCTGGAGTGACACAAGCTGATGCAGCTGTCCTAGTTGTTGATGCCTCTCTAGGATCATTTGAGTCGGGTATGGGCGTTAATGGGATTGGACAGACAAAGGAGCACTCACAGCTTATTCGAAGTTTCGGTGTTGAGAACTTGATAGTTGCTGTTAATAAGATGGATTCAGTGGAATATTCGGCGGAACGCTTCAATTATGTGAAATCACAACTTGGCATTTTTCTCCGATCATGTGGCTATAAAGAGTCAGCGATAACCTGGGTTCCTTTGAGTGCAATGGAAAATGAGAATCTGGTGACAGCAGCTTCAGATACTCGTCTCTCATCATG GTTTCATGGGACTTGCCTTCTGGAAGCAATTGACTCGTCAGCAGCACCTCACCGTGATGTTTCAAAGCCACTACGGCTTCCAATTTGTGATGTTATTTCATCCCATGTGCTGGGGCAAGTGGCGGTTTGCGGTAAAGTAGTGTGTGGAGCAATCCGAAGCGATTCCAAG GTTCTTGTGATGCCTTCTGGAGAGCTAGCTACAGTGAAAATCATCGAGCGGGACTCCTCTCGTCTCAGCTCGGCAAGAGCCGGCGACAACATTGCGATTGGGCTGCAAGGGATCGACCCTATCCATGTGATGTCGGGTGGAGTCCTGTGCCATCCAGATTACCCCGTGTCGGTGGCGTCTTCCCTGGAGCTGAAGATCCTGGTGCTAGACATCACCGTACCCATACTGCCGGGCCTTCAG TTTGAGCTCCACGCACACCACGCGAAGGTGTCGGCGTCCCTGGTGAGGATCGTGTCGCTGCTGGACCAGAAGACCGGCAAGGCCTCGGCGAGGAAGCCGCGGATGCTGACCGCAAGGCAGGCCGCCGTCGTCGAG